The following are encoded together in the Novosphingobium resinovorum genome:
- a CDS encoding ISL3 family transposase has product MRTKSKWSPGPGIKVQSIATNGDGDWVVSACGPSSGICPDCRKQSARRHGWSYRSLQDLPIQGNEVTVRLRLSRWRCSYRQCGRQTFSDPIPDIASPYARRTKRVANIVGLLGHGTGGRPGERLMNQLGMPVSDDTILRHLKRMALQIDDEPPARIIGIDDWSWRKSWRYGTIIVDLERRKVMDILEDRSVASVAQWLKRHPSIEVVSRDRCGLYAQAAREGAPQASQVADRFHLFQNLRLAIEEQMSLSGRATGRALLPDEDIETDHDDRALHEEAPGMRLRNQLRRTHRQSRKEVFETVHALSKEGLTCSEIARRTGYGRRSIAKWLTFETPPDRRRGALQPTSPLYFEAFLTQCWKDGNRRGRHLFHDIKHRGYTGSFSNLERLLATWRRAERPESDKDKDKDKDKDDAAPARVGVVDSTYDNAPVRDPHTGHWISPVVAAALCIKPRGALTVNQERKVDALKQGSDTFATLRSLSMRFRGIFHSRNSARLEDWIDDAIHSGLVFLARFARVLRRDIDAVCNAIDLPWSNGQAEGQINRLKTIKRAMYGRAGAELLRARMMPIQLSDLHTK; this is encoded by the coding sequence ATGAGAACAAAATCAAAATGGTCGCCCGGTCCGGGCATCAAGGTCCAAAGCATCGCAACCAACGGCGACGGTGACTGGGTTGTGTCGGCTTGCGGACCATCCTCGGGCATTTGTCCAGATTGCAGGAAACAGAGCGCACGTCGGCACGGCTGGTCGTACCGCAGTCTTCAGGACCTGCCGATCCAAGGCAATGAAGTGACGGTAAGGCTTCGGTTGAGCCGCTGGCGTTGCAGTTATCGGCAGTGCGGGCGGCAAACATTCTCGGACCCGATCCCGGATATTGCCTCGCCCTACGCCCGCAGGACAAAGAGGGTCGCCAACATAGTCGGCCTTCTGGGGCACGGCACAGGCGGACGCCCGGGAGAGCGCTTGATGAACCAGCTCGGGATGCCGGTCAGCGACGACACCATCCTTCGGCACTTGAAGCGCATGGCTTTACAGATCGACGACGAGCCCCCCGCTCGGATCATCGGTATCGATGACTGGAGTTGGAGGAAATCGTGGCGCTACGGCACGATCATCGTTGATCTCGAGCGCCGAAAGGTCATGGACATTCTCGAGGACCGGAGCGTGGCGAGCGTTGCACAATGGTTGAAGCGGCATCCCTCCATTGAGGTGGTCAGTCGAGATCGATGCGGGCTATACGCGCAGGCTGCTCGTGAAGGTGCCCCGCAAGCGTCTCAGGTGGCTGACCGCTTTCATCTCTTCCAGAACCTGCGTCTTGCGATCGAGGAACAGATGAGCCTCTCCGGCCGAGCTACAGGCAGGGCACTGCTGCCAGACGAGGACATCGAGACTGATCATGACGATCGAGCTTTGCATGAGGAGGCGCCTGGAATGCGGTTGCGCAATCAGCTTCGACGGACACATAGGCAGTCCCGGAAGGAGGTGTTCGAGACGGTGCACGCCTTGAGCAAAGAAGGCCTGACCTGCTCGGAGATTGCGCGTCGCACTGGATATGGCCGCCGCAGCATCGCGAAATGGCTGACGTTTGAAACGCCACCCGACCGACGCAGGGGAGCGTTGCAGCCGACATCTCCCCTGTATTTCGAAGCCTTTCTCACCCAATGTTGGAAGGACGGCAACCGCCGTGGGCGGCATCTGTTTCATGACATCAAGCATCGCGGGTACACCGGCAGCTTTTCCAATCTTGAACGCCTCCTGGCAACCTGGCGCCGCGCCGAGAGACCGGAATCGGATAAGGATAAGGATAAGGATAAGGATAAGGATGATGCGGCGCCGGCTCGGGTTGGCGTCGTCGACAGTACATACGATAATGCGCCTGTGCGTGATCCGCACACTGGCCACTGGATCTCGCCGGTTGTCGCCGCTGCTCTCTGCATCAAGCCGCGCGGCGCGCTGACCGTCAATCAAGAGCGGAAAGTGGACGCCCTCAAGCAGGGATCAGATACCTTTGCGACTTTGCGCAGCTTATCCATGCGGTTTCGCGGAATATTTCATAGCCGAAATTCGGCAAGGCTCGAAGATTGGATTGATGATGCCATTCATTCTGGCCTGGTTTTCCTGGCCCGTTTTGCCCGCGTCCTTCGCCGCGATATCGACGCCGTCTGTAACGCCATCGACCTGCCTTGGAGCAATGGTCAAGCGGAAGGTCAGATCAACCGACTGAAGACGATCAAGCGCGCTATGTATGGCCGAGCGGGTGCAGAGCTTCTCAGAGCGCGGATGATGCCCATCCAATTGTCCGATCTCCACACAAAGTGA